A genomic stretch from Setaria italica strain Yugu1 chromosome VII, Setaria_italica_v2.0, whole genome shotgun sequence includes:
- the LOC101779672 gene encoding hydroxymethylglutaryl-CoA lyase, mitochondrial, translating to MSSLEEPLGLGDLPKLSIDRLGSLSSPRAYRRAAAADDINNRKYNNSCNGSTQMVFHGNSHAWHPQCRQADSSCDVVELRDLPRKVMWDLPSFVKIVEVAPRDGLQNEKGNVPTSVKIQLIHKLVAAGLSVVEATSFVSPKWVPQLADAKEVLKGIQQVPGVRHPVLTPNLRGFEAAVAAGAKEIAVFASASESFSKSNINCTIEESLVRYRDVTAAAKKHGLLIRGYVSCVIGCPVEGAIDPSKVAYVAKELYNMGCSEISLGDTIGVGTPGSVAAMLEAVMSFVPVDKIAVHFHDTYGQALANILVSLQMGISIVDSSVSGLGGCPYAKGATGNVATEDVVYMLHGLGIETNVDLNKLMEAGDYISRHLGRPVGSKTAAALRKHLSP from the exons ATGTCGAGCCTCGAGGAGCCGCTTGGTCTCGGAGACCTGCCAAAGTTGAGTATTGACAGACTTGGAAGCCTCTCATCGCCAAGAGCTTATCGTAGGGCAGCAGCAGCTGATGACATCAACAATCGCAA GTATAACAACTCCTGCAATGGAAGCACTCAGATGGTCTTCCATGGCAATTCTCATGCATGGCATCCGCAATGCCGTCAGGCCGATTCATCATGTGATGTAGTGGAGCTTAGAGATCTTCCCAGAAAG GTTATGTGGGATCTACCAAGCTTTGTCAAGATAGTTGAAGTTGCACCACGAGACGGCCTGCAAAACGAAAAGGGCAATGTACCAACATCTGTCAAGATCCAACTGATACACAAATTAGTGGCTGCAGGTTTATCAGTAGTTGAAGCCACAAGTTTTGTATCCCCAAAATGGGTGCCGCAG TTAGCTGATGCAAAGGAAGTCCTCAAAGGGATCCAGCAGGTGCCAGGTGTGAGGCATCCAGTGTTAACTCCTAACCTCAGA GGATTTGAGGCTGCTGTTGCAGCTGGTGCAAAGGAAATTGCGGTATTTGCATCTGCCTCTGAATCCTTCTCTAAGTCGAACATTAACTGTACCATTGAGGAAAGTCTTGTTCGGTACCGTGATGTTACTGCTGCTGCCAAGAAACATGGACTCCTTATCCGCGG GTATGTTTCCTGTGTAATTGGTTGCCCTGTTGAAGGTGCAATCGATCCATCGAAGGTGGCATATGTAGCTAAGGAGCTTTATAACATGGGGTGCTCGGAGATTTCACTTGGCGACACAATTGGTGTTGGTACACCAG GTAGTGTAGCTGCTATGCTTGAAGCTGTCATGTCCTTTGTTCCGGTGGACAAGATTGCTGTTCATTTCCACGATACGTACGGCCAGGCCCTTGCCAATATCCTAGTCTCCCTTCAA ATGGGGATCAGCATAGTGGACTCGTCAGTTTCAGGCCTCGGAGGCTGCCCGTATGCAAAGGGCGCAACTGGCAATGTCGCCACTGAGGACGTCGTGTACATGCTCCATGGCCTGGGGATAGAGACCAACGTCGACCTCAACAAGCTCATGGAGGCTGGCGATTACATCTCCAGGCATCTAGGAAGGCCGGTGGGATCCAAGACTGCTGCCGCTCTGCGCAAGCACCTGAGTCCCTAA
- the LOC101780074 gene encoding proteasome-associated protein ECM29 homolog isoform X1, with product MAEQPAPSTAAAPAAAEQTEAERLDALDRMLTRLALADDARLAPVLARVLPYAITSLASPAPAVRKLVMEILSHINKRVKHRPEIPLPMLDLWNIYTQSTSSTIVRNFCIVYIEMAFERLPTEEKGNIAPDFLTNISNVPAQHQGIILRLVTKAIGECNIHKVDDTTASKYRAITESNDGLVFVDFCFHTLLYQTPPQGIGCPAGLSGSQSDRVTGKIPLKGDILVSRKLGILNIIEAMNFAPEIVYSLYLSAASDSQESVSKKGEELLKRKASAVNLEDPNLVKKLFTLFNGTVGAENIAAELKVSPAHASLRMRLMSVFCRSIAAANAFPHTLQCIFGCIYGSGTTSRLKQLGMEFTVWVFKHAVTDQLKLIGPVILSGILRSLDGSSTTETDSTGRDTKIFAYQAIGLLASRMPNLFSDKTDMAIRLFTALRLEDQSLRLTIQEAATSLATAYKGASVRVLKDLEVLLLENCEAEQSEVRFSAIRWATALYDTQHCPSRYICMTGASDVKLDIREMALAGLNLLNDGRQPSAGSVHFNYPDVTEMINYICHQRPQLLDSDEQRNGKMLFPTKTFLSMIKFLMKCFEASDSPDLVQEDSSHSPVANMCVILEHAMSYEGSSELHALALKSLVDLSTREPKLVSSRYADRIRWLRALLGHVDSDAREAASRLLGIASSALESSAALTLLSEFTSTLDQNRPSRFENYHGVLCAIGYLTAGCLKQSYIPEGIVNNSVDILVKVVESEGSTLASVAMESLGHIGLHCALPSINQNSSTGGLLTILHEKLSKLLSENDTKAIQKILVSLGHISWNEMSFPHLNNALDLIFSLSRSKVEDVLFAAGEALSFIWGGVPVTADEILETNFVSLSQATNYLTSDAPLVSSNVHERSGCEEAHAMAREEIIKKLFETLIYSSRKEERCAGTVWLVSLTMYCGRHPKILELLPQIQEALSHLLGDPNELTQDLASQGMSIVYELGDASMKEQLVHALVNTLTGTARKKKAIKLMEDSEVFQEGTIGNNPTGGKLSTYKELCSLANEMGQPDLIYKFMDLANYQAALNSKRGAAFGFSKIAKQAGEALQPYLNSLIPRLVRYQYDPDKNIQDSMAHIWKLIVSDPKKAIDEHYDVIVEDLLVQSGSRLWRSREASCLALADIIQGRRYSKVSKHLRKIWTTAFRAMDDIKETVRNAGDSLCRAVSSLTIRLCDVSLTSTSDANETMNIVLPYLLSEGILSKVSSVQKASISLVMKLAKGAGPALRPHLPELVSCMLECLSSLEDQRLNYVEMHAGNAGIKTDKLESLRIAVAKDSPMWETLDICIKVVDKNSLDILVPRLAQMVRSAVGLNTRVGVASFITLLVQKVMIDIKPFTALLLKFMYSAVLEERSSAAKRAFASSCATVLKYASPSQAQKLIEDTTSLHSGGKNDQLSGAILIKAYLSNAADIIAGYNAVVIPVIFVSRFDDDKDTSALYEEIWEDIPISERVTLTLYLPETVSLLCDCMSSSSWAGKKKSAKATKKLCDVIGESLSPHHHNILESLLKELPGRFWEGKDAILDALASLCSCCHAAITAQDSSLPSVILNAVCAACNKKSKVYREASFLCLQKVITAFRDPGFFNSVFPMLYKVSNQSAISKTKGSSLTTSSAVAEQDESEGASVPLDKVLNCATSCISVAFPQDIMSQKKNVLEVILNSLSPEESWQVKLSSFSCVKELCHKFQNSDDSDTWPQATASLVQELFHLVSAKVVDTIRLVKIAQVHTAASECLLELIKLYRDFPLTDRTEAKFEVELAELCESEKSEQAKALLKECLAILTTLPGVTMTTD from the exons ATGGCGGAGCAGCCGGCGCCATccaccgcggccgcgcccgccgccgcggagcagACGGAAGCGGAGAGGCTGGATGCCCTGGACCGGATGCTCACGCGGCTGGCCCTcgccgacgacgcccgcctcgcGCCGGTGCTCGCCCGCGTCCTCCCCTACGCCATCACCTCGCTCGCCTCCCCCGCGCCTGCCGTCCGCAAGCTC GTTATGGAAATTCTCAGCCACATTAACAAAAGGGTGAAGCACAGGCCTGAGATTCCATTGCCAATGCTGGATTTATGGAACATCTATACTCAATCTACTTCCTCAACAATTGTCCGGAACTTCTGTATCGTATATATTGAGATGGCGTTTGAACGCCTGCCTACTGAG GAGAAAGGAAACATAGCGCCTGACTTTTTGACCAACATATCAAATGTTCCAGCTCAGCATCAAGGGATCATCTTGAGACTTGTGACAAAG GCTATCGGTGAATGTAACATACATAAGGTGGATGACACTACTGCTTCAAAATATCGAGCAATAACTGAGTCCAATGATGGTCTAGTATTTGTTGACTTCTGCTTTCACACATTACTGTATCAAACACCACCTCAAGG TATTGGATGCCCAGCAGGACTTTCAGGTTCCCAATCAGATCGTGTTACTGGAAAAATACCACTAAAAGGCGACATACTTGTGTCAAGAAAG CTAGGAATCTTGAATATCATTGAAGCTATGAACTTTGCACCTGAGATTGTCTACTCTCTTTATTTATCTGCTGCTTCAGATAG TCAAGAATCAGTTTCTAAGAAAGGAGAGGAGTTGTTAAAGCGCAAAGCATCAGCAGTAAATTTAGAAGATCCCAACCTCGTCAAGAAACTGTTCACGCTGTTCAATG GTACTGTGGGTGCAGAAAATATAGCTGCAGAGCTGAAAGTTTCCCCAGCACATGCTTCGTTGCGCATGCGGCTTATGAGTGTTTTCTGCCGATCCATTGCTGCAGCGAATGCATTTCCACACACACTTCAATGCATCTTTGGCTGCATCTATG GAAGCGGAACTACTTCAAGGCTGAAGCAGTTAGGAATGGAGTTCACGGTCTGGGTGTTCAAACAT GCAGTAACCGACCAGCTAAAGTTAATTGGTCCAGTTATCCTTAGTGGAATATTGCGCTCCCTTGATGGTTCTTCCACTACAGAAACAG ATTCTACTGGTAGAGATACCAAAATATTTGCATACCAGGCTATCGGTTTGCTGGCCTCTCGCATGCCAAATTTATTCAG CGATAAAACTGACATGGCTATACGACTCTTTACTGCTTTGAGACTGGAGGATCAATCTCTTCGTTTGACGATTCAGGAGGCAGCTACTTCCCTTGCTACAGCATATAAG GGTGCTTCAGTGAGAGTACTGAAGGATCTTGAGGTGCTTCTCCTGGAAAATTGTGAAGCG GAGCAAAGTGAGGTTCGGTTTTCTGCTATAAGATGGGCAACGGCATTGTATGATACACAGCACTGCCCAAGCCGGTACATTTGCATGACTGGGGCTTCAGATGTTAAACTGGACATAAG GGAAATGGCTCTAGCTGGCCTGAATCTTTTAAATGATGGGAGGCAACCATCTGCAGGATCTGTTCATTTCAACTATCCTGATGTTACAGAGATGATAAATTATATCTGCCATCAACGACCTCAGTTGTTGGATTCTGATGAGCAGAGAAATGGAAAAATGCTATTCCCCACAAAAACATTTCTTTCAATGATCAAGTTTCTGATGAAGTGCTTTGAGGCTAGTGATAGCCCAGATCTTGTGCAAGAAGATTCATCTCATTCTCCGGTAGCAAATATGTGTGTCATCTTAGAACATGCCATGTCATATGAAGGGTCTAGTGAACTGCATGCGTTGGCCTTGAAGTCATTGGTTGATCTTTCCACTCGTGAACCAAAG TTGGTGTCATCGCGGTATGCAGATCGCATACGGTGGCTAAGAGCTCTATTGGGTCATGTTGATTCTGATGCTCGTGAAGCTGCCTCGCGTCTGCTTGGTATTGCTTCTTCAGCTCTTGAAAGCTCTGCCGCACTAACTCTTCTGTCCGAGTTCACTTCAACACTTGATCAAAACCGCCCATCAAG ATTTGAAAATTACCATGGAGTGTTATGTGCGATCGGGTATCTAACTGCGGGCTGTTTGAAGCAATCTTAT ATACCTGAAGGAATTGTAAATAATTCAGTTGATATTCTTGTAAAAGTTGTTGAATCTGAAGGTTCAACATTAGCATCCGTTGCAATGGAATCTCTTGGTCATATTGGTCTGCATTGTGCACTGCCTTCCATCAACCAAAACTCTTCTACAG GTGGACTATTAACCATTCTGCATGAGAAGCTTAGTAAGCTGCTTTCTGAAAATGATACTAAGGCTATACAGAAAATTCTGGTATCATTGGGGCACATATCTTGGAATGAGATGTCCTTTCCCCACCTAAATAATGCATTGGACTTGATTTTTAGTCTTTCACGTTCTAAG GTAGAAGATGTGCTTTTTGCTGCCGGAGAGGCTCTATCTTTCATATGGGGAGGAGTTCCTGTTACAGCAGATGAGATACTGGAGACAAACTTTGTTTCCCTTTCCCAGGCCACAAACTACCTTACTAGTGATGCACCTCTAGTCTCGAGTAATGTCCATGAAAGAAGTGGTTGTGAAGAGGCACACGCAATGGCTCGAGAAGAAATTATTAAAAAGTTGTTCGAGACACTAATTTATAGCAGTAGAAAAGAAGAACGCTGTGCAGGTACTGTCTGGTTGGTCTCACTGACCATGTACTGCGGTCGACATCCAAAGATCCTAGAACTACTCCCGCAAATCCAG GAAGCCCTTTCGCATCTTCTTGGTGATCCAAATGAGCTTACACAAGATTTGGCATCCCAAGGCATGAGCATTGTTTATGAGCTTGGTGATGCATCTATGAAAGAGCAGCTTGTTCATGCTCTTGTGAACACACTGACTGGCActgcaagaaagaagaaagctaTTAAG TTGATGGAGGACTCTGAGGTCTTTCAAGAAGGCACAATCGGCAATAATCCTACTGGAGGGAAACTTAGCACTTACAAGGAGCTGTGCAGCCTTGCCAATGAGATGGGGCAACCGGACCTGATATACAAGTTCATGGATCTAGCTAATTATCAGGCTGCCCTCAATTCCAAGAGGGGTGCTGCTTTTGGATTTTCAAAGATAGCCAAACAAGCTGGCGAGGCACTTCAACCTTATCTGAATTCCTTAATTCCTAGGCTTGTCCGTTACCAATACGATCCTGACAAAAACATCCAG GATTCAATGGCACACATCTGGAAGTTAATTGTCTCAGATCCAAAAAAAGCTATAGATGAACATTACGATGTCATAGTAGAGGATTTGTTGGTTCAATCTGGATCAAGGCTTTGGCGCTCTCGTGAAGCATCCTGTCTTGCACTTGCAGACATCATCCAAGGTCGAAGATATAGTAAG GTTTCTAAGCATTTGAGAAAAATATGGACAACCGCCTTTCGTGCAATGGATGACATAAAGGAAACTGTGAGGAATGCTGGTGACAGTTTGTGCCGAGCTGTGAGCTCATTGACAATTAGGCTTTGTGATGTGTCACTAACTTCTACTTCTGATGCAAATGAGACAATGAACATTGTGCTGCCATACTTGCTTTCTGAAGGCATACTCAGTAAAGTTTCAAGTGTTCAAAAAGCCTCGATTAGTTTGGTGATGAAGCTTGCTAAG GGTGCTGGTCCTGCCCTTCGACCTCATCTGCCAGAACTTGTTAGTTGCATGCTCGAATGTTTGTCAAGTCTGGAGGATCAAAGGTTGAATTATGTTGAG ATGCACGCAGGGAATGCTGGCATCAAAACTGATAAGCTTGAAAGCTTGCGTATAGCTGTGGCTAAAGATTCTCCAATGTGGGAAACTCTTGATATATGTATAAAAGTTGTCGACAAGAATTCACTTGATATATTGGTTCCTCGCCTGGCCCAAATGGTTAGATCAGCTGTTGGTTTAAATACAAG AGTTGGTGTTGCTAGCTTCATCACCTTGTTGGTACAGAAGGTCATGATTGACATCAAACCATTCACAGCATTGTTACTGAAGTTTATGTATAGTGCTGTTCTGGAGGAAAGGAGTTCAGCAGCAAAAAGGGCCTTTGCGTCCTCTTGTGCTACTGTTTTGAAATATGCTAGCCCCTCCCAGGCTCAGAAGCTTATTGAAGATACTACCTCTCTGCATTCTGGTGGAAAAAATGATCAGCTATCTGGTGCAATTCTTATCAAAGCCTACTTGAGCAATGCAGCCGATATAATTGCTGGATATAATGCAGTGGTTATCCCTGTAATATTTGTGTCAAG ATTTGATGATGACAAAGACACCAGTGCCTTATATGAAGAAATTTGGGAGGATATTCCTATTAGTGAAAGAGTAACCCTAACACTGTATTTACCAGAAACTGTATCTCTTTTATGTGATTGCATGTCATCGTCATCATGGGCTGGTAAAAAAAAG TCAGCCAAGGCCACAAAGAAGCTATGTGATGTTATTGGAGAATCCCTTTCGCCACACCACCATAATATTCTCGAATCACTTTTGAAAGAATTGCCAGGTCGATTCTGGGAG GGAAAAGATGCTATTCTGGATGCGCTGGCTTCATTGTGTTCTTGCTGCCATGCTGCTATAACAGCACAAGACTCCAGCTTGCCAAGTGTTATACTAAATGCTGTTTGTGCTGCGTGCAATAAGAAATCAAAAGTGTACCGTGAAGCATCTTTCTTGTGTTTACAGAAA GTGATTACAGCATTCAGAGATCCAGGATTTTTCAATAGTGTTTTTCCTATGCTGTACAAGGTTTCTAACCAATCTGCTATCTCTAAGACAAAGGGTTCatctttgactacttcatctgCTGTTGCTG AACAAGATGAAAGCGAAGGTGCCTCTGTTCCTCTTGATAAAGTGCTCAACTGTGCCACGTCTTGCATCAGTGTTGCTTTTCCACAGGATATTATGagtcaaaagaaaaatgttCTAGAAGTAATATTGAATTCTCTCTCACCTGAAGAGAGTTGGCAGG TTAAATTGTCATCCTTCTCGTGTGTCAAAGAGTTGTGCCACAAGTTTCAGAATTCTGATGATAGTGACACATGGCCTCAAGCCACAGCTTCCTTGGTTCAGGAG TTATTTCATTTGGTGTCGGCAAAAGTAGTAGACACTATACGCTTAGTTAAGATTGCTCAG GTTCATACTGCCGCTTCAGAGTGCCTTCTTGAGTTGATCAAACTGTATAGAGACTTTCCATTGACAGACAGAACAGAGGCCAAGTTTGAGGTTGAACTCGCTGAGCTCTGCGAGTCTGAAAAAAGTGAACAAGCAAAGGCATTGTTGAAGGAATGCCTGGCCATCCTTACAACTCTCCCTGGAGTAACCATGACGACTGATTAA
- the LOC101780074 gene encoding proteasome-associated protein ECM29 homolog isoform X2, which yields MHLWLHLWKRNYFKAEAVRNGVHGLGVQTLTDQLKLIGPVILSGILRSLDGSSTTETDSTGRDTKIFAYQAIGLLASRMPNLFSDKTDMAIRLFTALRLEDQSLRLTIQEAATSLATAYKGASVRVLKDLEVLLLENCEAEQSEVRFSAIRWATALYDTQHCPSRYICMTGASDVKLDIREMALAGLNLLNDGRQPSAGSVHFNYPDVTEMINYICHQRPQLLDSDEQRNGKMLFPTKTFLSMIKFLMKCFEASDSPDLVQEDSSHSPVANMCVILEHAMSYEGSSELHALALKSLVDLSTREPKLVSSRYADRIRWLRALLGHVDSDAREAASRLLGIASSALESSAALTLLSEFTSTLDQNRPSRFENYHGVLCAIGYLTAGCLKQSYIPEGIVNNSVDILVKVVESEGSTLASVAMESLGHIGLHCALPSINQNSSTGGLLTILHEKLSKLLSENDTKAIQKILVSLGHISWNEMSFPHLNNALDLIFSLSRSKVEDVLFAAGEALSFIWGGVPVTADEILETNFVSLSQATNYLTSDAPLVSSNVHERSGCEEAHAMAREEIIKKLFETLIYSSRKEERCAGTVWLVSLTMYCGRHPKILELLPQIQEALSHLLGDPNELTQDLASQGMSIVYELGDASMKEQLVHALVNTLTGTARKKKAIKLMEDSEVFQEGTIGNNPTGGKLSTYKELCSLANEMGQPDLIYKFMDLANYQAALNSKRGAAFGFSKIAKQAGEALQPYLNSLIPRLVRYQYDPDKNIQDSMAHIWKLIVSDPKKAIDEHYDVIVEDLLVQSGSRLWRSREASCLALADIIQGRRYSKVSKHLRKIWTTAFRAMDDIKETVRNAGDSLCRAVSSLTIRLCDVSLTSTSDANETMNIVLPYLLSEGILSKVSSVQKASISLVMKLAKGAGPALRPHLPELVSCMLECLSSLEDQRLNYVEMHAGNAGIKTDKLESLRIAVAKDSPMWETLDICIKVVDKNSLDILVPRLAQMVRSAVGLNTRVGVASFITLLVQKVMIDIKPFTALLLKFMYSAVLEERSSAAKRAFASSCATVLKYASPSQAQKLIEDTTSLHSGGKNDQLSGAILIKAYLSNAADIIAGYNAVVIPVIFVSRFDDDKDTSALYEEIWEDIPISERVTLTLYLPETVSLLCDCMSSSSWAGKKKSAKATKKLCDVIGESLSPHHHNILESLLKELPGRFWEGKDAILDALASLCSCCHAAITAQDSSLPSVILNAVCAACNKKSKVYREASFLCLQKVITAFRDPGFFNSVFPMLYKVSNQSAISKTKGSSLTTSSAVAEQDESEGASVPLDKVLNCATSCISVAFPQDIMSQKKNVLEVILNSLSPEESWQVKLSSFSCVKELCHKFQNSDDSDTWPQATASLVQELFHLVSAKVVDTIRLVKIAQVHTAASECLLELIKLYRDFPLTDRTEAKFEVELAELCESEKSEQAKALLKECLAILTTLPGVTMTTD from the exons ATGCATCTTTGGCTGCATCTATG GAAGCGGAACTACTTCAAGGCTGAAGCAGTTAGGAATGGAGTTCACGGTCTGGGTGTTCAAACAT TAACCGACCAGCTAAAGTTAATTGGTCCAGTTATCCTTAGTGGAATATTGCGCTCCCTTGATGGTTCTTCCACTACAGAAACAG ATTCTACTGGTAGAGATACCAAAATATTTGCATACCAGGCTATCGGTTTGCTGGCCTCTCGCATGCCAAATTTATTCAG CGATAAAACTGACATGGCTATACGACTCTTTACTGCTTTGAGACTGGAGGATCAATCTCTTCGTTTGACGATTCAGGAGGCAGCTACTTCCCTTGCTACAGCATATAAG GGTGCTTCAGTGAGAGTACTGAAGGATCTTGAGGTGCTTCTCCTGGAAAATTGTGAAGCG GAGCAAAGTGAGGTTCGGTTTTCTGCTATAAGATGGGCAACGGCATTGTATGATACACAGCACTGCCCAAGCCGGTACATTTGCATGACTGGGGCTTCAGATGTTAAACTGGACATAAG GGAAATGGCTCTAGCTGGCCTGAATCTTTTAAATGATGGGAGGCAACCATCTGCAGGATCTGTTCATTTCAACTATCCTGATGTTACAGAGATGATAAATTATATCTGCCATCAACGACCTCAGTTGTTGGATTCTGATGAGCAGAGAAATGGAAAAATGCTATTCCCCACAAAAACATTTCTTTCAATGATCAAGTTTCTGATGAAGTGCTTTGAGGCTAGTGATAGCCCAGATCTTGTGCAAGAAGATTCATCTCATTCTCCGGTAGCAAATATGTGTGTCATCTTAGAACATGCCATGTCATATGAAGGGTCTAGTGAACTGCATGCGTTGGCCTTGAAGTCATTGGTTGATCTTTCCACTCGTGAACCAAAG TTGGTGTCATCGCGGTATGCAGATCGCATACGGTGGCTAAGAGCTCTATTGGGTCATGTTGATTCTGATGCTCGTGAAGCTGCCTCGCGTCTGCTTGGTATTGCTTCTTCAGCTCTTGAAAGCTCTGCCGCACTAACTCTTCTGTCCGAGTTCACTTCAACACTTGATCAAAACCGCCCATCAAG ATTTGAAAATTACCATGGAGTGTTATGTGCGATCGGGTATCTAACTGCGGGCTGTTTGAAGCAATCTTAT ATACCTGAAGGAATTGTAAATAATTCAGTTGATATTCTTGTAAAAGTTGTTGAATCTGAAGGTTCAACATTAGCATCCGTTGCAATGGAATCTCTTGGTCATATTGGTCTGCATTGTGCACTGCCTTCCATCAACCAAAACTCTTCTACAG GTGGACTATTAACCATTCTGCATGAGAAGCTTAGTAAGCTGCTTTCTGAAAATGATACTAAGGCTATACAGAAAATTCTGGTATCATTGGGGCACATATCTTGGAATGAGATGTCCTTTCCCCACCTAAATAATGCATTGGACTTGATTTTTAGTCTTTCACGTTCTAAG GTAGAAGATGTGCTTTTTGCTGCCGGAGAGGCTCTATCTTTCATATGGGGAGGAGTTCCTGTTACAGCAGATGAGATACTGGAGACAAACTTTGTTTCCCTTTCCCAGGCCACAAACTACCTTACTAGTGATGCACCTCTAGTCTCGAGTAATGTCCATGAAAGAAGTGGTTGTGAAGAGGCACACGCAATGGCTCGAGAAGAAATTATTAAAAAGTTGTTCGAGACACTAATTTATAGCAGTAGAAAAGAAGAACGCTGTGCAGGTACTGTCTGGTTGGTCTCACTGACCATGTACTGCGGTCGACATCCAAAGATCCTAGAACTACTCCCGCAAATCCAG GAAGCCCTTTCGCATCTTCTTGGTGATCCAAATGAGCTTACACAAGATTTGGCATCCCAAGGCATGAGCATTGTTTATGAGCTTGGTGATGCATCTATGAAAGAGCAGCTTGTTCATGCTCTTGTGAACACACTGACTGGCActgcaagaaagaagaaagctaTTAAG TTGATGGAGGACTCTGAGGTCTTTCAAGAAGGCACAATCGGCAATAATCCTACTGGAGGGAAACTTAGCACTTACAAGGAGCTGTGCAGCCTTGCCAATGAGATGGGGCAACCGGACCTGATATACAAGTTCATGGATCTAGCTAATTATCAGGCTGCCCTCAATTCCAAGAGGGGTGCTGCTTTTGGATTTTCAAAGATAGCCAAACAAGCTGGCGAGGCACTTCAACCTTATCTGAATTCCTTAATTCCTAGGCTTGTCCGTTACCAATACGATCCTGACAAAAACATCCAG GATTCAATGGCACACATCTGGAAGTTAATTGTCTCAGATCCAAAAAAAGCTATAGATGAACATTACGATGTCATAGTAGAGGATTTGTTGGTTCAATCTGGATCAAGGCTTTGGCGCTCTCGTGAAGCATCCTGTCTTGCACTTGCAGACATCATCCAAGGTCGAAGATATAGTAAG GTTTCTAAGCATTTGAGAAAAATATGGACAACCGCCTTTCGTGCAATGGATGACATAAAGGAAACTGTGAGGAATGCTGGTGACAGTTTGTGCCGAGCTGTGAGCTCATTGACAATTAGGCTTTGTGATGTGTCACTAACTTCTACTTCTGATGCAAATGAGACAATGAACATTGTGCTGCCATACTTGCTTTCTGAAGGCATACTCAGTAAAGTTTCAAGTGTTCAAAAAGCCTCGATTAGTTTGGTGATGAAGCTTGCTAAG GGTGCTGGTCCTGCCCTTCGACCTCATCTGCCAGAACTTGTTAGTTGCATGCTCGAATGTTTGTCAAGTCTGGAGGATCAAAGGTTGAATTATGTTGAG ATGCACGCAGGGAATGCTGGCATCAAAACTGATAAGCTTGAAAGCTTGCGTATAGCTGTGGCTAAAGATTCTCCAATGTGGGAAACTCTTGATATATGTATAAAAGTTGTCGACAAGAATTCACTTGATATATTGGTTCCTCGCCTGGCCCAAATGGTTAGATCAGCTGTTGGTTTAAATACAAG AGTTGGTGTTGCTAGCTTCATCACCTTGTTGGTACAGAAGGTCATGATTGACATCAAACCATTCACAGCATTGTTACTGAAGTTTATGTATAGTGCTGTTCTGGAGGAAAGGAGTTCAGCAGCAAAAAGGGCCTTTGCGTCCTCTTGTGCTACTGTTTTGAAATATGCTAGCCCCTCCCAGGCTCAGAAGCTTATTGAAGATACTACCTCTCTGCATTCTGGTGGAAAAAATGATCAGCTATCTGGTGCAATTCTTATCAAAGCCTACTTGAGCAATGCAGCCGATATAATTGCTGGATATAATGCAGTGGTTATCCCTGTAATATTTGTGTCAAG ATTTGATGATGACAAAGACACCAGTGCCTTATATGAAGAAATTTGGGAGGATATTCCTATTAGTGAAAGAGTAACCCTAACACTGTATTTACCAGAAACTGTATCTCTTTTATGTGATTGCATGTCATCGTCATCATGGGCTGGTAAAAAAAAG TCAGCCAAGGCCACAAAGAAGCTATGTGATGTTATTGGAGAATCCCTTTCGCCACACCACCATAATATTCTCGAATCACTTTTGAAAGAATTGCCAGGTCGATTCTGGGAG GGAAAAGATGCTATTCTGGATGCGCTGGCTTCATTGTGTTCTTGCTGCCATGCTGCTATAACAGCACAAGACTCCAGCTTGCCAAGTGTTATACTAAATGCTGTTTGTGCTGCGTGCAATAAGAAATCAAAAGTGTACCGTGAAGCATCTTTCTTGTGTTTACAGAAA GTGATTACAGCATTCAGAGATCCAGGATTTTTCAATAGTGTTTTTCCTATGCTGTACAAGGTTTCTAACCAATCTGCTATCTCTAAGACAAAGGGTTCatctttgactacttcatctgCTGTTGCTG AACAAGATGAAAGCGAAGGTGCCTCTGTTCCTCTTGATAAAGTGCTCAACTGTGCCACGTCTTGCATCAGTGTTGCTTTTCCACAGGATATTATGagtcaaaagaaaaatgttCTAGAAGTAATATTGAATTCTCTCTCACCTGAAGAGAGTTGGCAGG TTAAATTGTCATCCTTCTCGTGTGTCAAAGAGTTGTGCCACAAGTTTCAGAATTCTGATGATAGTGACACATGGCCTCAAGCCACAGCTTCCTTGGTTCAGGAG TTATTTCATTTGGTGTCGGCAAAAGTAGTAGACACTATACGCTTAGTTAAGATTGCTCAG GTTCATACTGCCGCTTCAGAGTGCCTTCTTGAGTTGATCAAACTGTATAGAGACTTTCCATTGACAGACAGAACAGAGGCCAAGTTTGAGGTTGAACTCGCTGAGCTCTGCGAGTCTGAAAAAAGTGAACAAGCAAAGGCATTGTTGAAGGAATGCCTGGCCATCCTTACAACTCTCCCTGGAGTAACCATGACGACTGATTAA